The following coding sequences lie in one Cyanobacterium sp. Dongsha4 genomic window:
- a CDS encoding WYL domain-containing protein, giving the protein MYRWGYYFGTGVMTKPEFKTAFDALESMANYQGDAIAQKLYQELEKRLRGLNLEKKDDFFYPVKRNYNRAINYTNPQEMILKGNNQKTLYHHIPSLEKAIIKGQAIEIIRKKDPYNQGNIGIEIIIPIQLIYYNIAWYLVYENCANGHFIIGRLNRFSDYFRLLSPAGRNIQAQKECLKNVEQLLTNGWGLNLGNLDEQQLELKGKLTLEKIKVRFYPPISNFILEGDLRHSKQRIKVTKDNYNNQILFLDYFISLPPRSLNEFLFWLQSYGSCVEVIYPEDLRKKHKEGAIALSQRYNNIS; this is encoded by the coding sequence ATGTATCGTTGGGGTTACTATTTCGGTACTGGCGTTATGACTAAACCCGAATTTAAAACTGCTTTTGATGCTTTAGAGTCTATGGCAAACTATCAAGGAGATGCGATCGCTCAAAAACTGTATCAGGAATTAGAAAAAAGATTAAGGGGATTAAATTTAGAGAAAAAAGACGACTTTTTCTATCCTGTGAAAAGGAATTATAACCGTGCCATTAACTATACAAATCCCCAAGAAATGATTTTAAAGGGAAATAATCAAAAGACTTTATATCATCATATACCATCTTTAGAAAAAGCTATTATCAAAGGACAAGCCATCGAAATTATTCGTAAAAAAGACCCTTATAATCAAGGAAATATTGGTATAGAAATTATCATTCCTATTCAGTTAATTTATTATAATATTGCTTGGTATTTAGTATATGAAAACTGTGCTAATGGTCATTTTATTATAGGAAGATTAAATCGTTTTAGTGACTATTTTCGACTATTATCCCCCGCAGGTAGAAATATTCAAGCTCAAAAAGAATGTCTGAAAAATGTTGAACAGTTATTAACTAATGGTTGGGGTTTAAATCTGGGTAATTTAGATGAACAACAATTAGAATTGAAAGGAAAACTGACACTAGAAAAAATTAAAGTCAGGTTTTATCCTCCTATTTCTAATTTTATTTTGGAAGGAGATTTAAGACACTCTAAACAAAGAATAAAAGTTACTAAAGATAACTACAATAATCAAATTTTATTTCTCGATTATTTTATCAGTCTTCCTCCCCGTTCTCTTAATGAATTTTTATTTTGGTTACAGAGTTATGGTAGTTGTGTCGAAGTTATTTACCCTGAAGATTTACGAAAAAAACATAAAGAAGGTGCGATCGCACTCTCCCAACGTTATAACAATATTTCTTAA
- a CDS encoding type II toxin-antitoxin system Phd/YefM family antitoxin has translation MQFVTATEAKQTFASVIDKAQREPVVIRKQNRDVAVIMSMEDYNRITRTNIQEFQQFRANIGRKAQENGLTEDILNELLKDD, from the coding sequence ATGCAATTCGTTACCGCAACCGAAGCCAAACAAACCTTTGCCTCAGTTATTGATAAAGCTCAACGTGAACCTGTAGTTATTCGGAAACAAAACCGTGATGTTGCCGTTATTATGTCAATGGAAGACTATAACCGTATCACTCGCACTAATATTCAGGAATTTCAACAATTTAGGGCAAATATTGGACGTAAAGCCCAAGAAAATGGCTTAACCGAAGACATCTTGAATGAACTTTTAAAAGATGACTAA
- a CDS encoding putative toxin-antitoxin system toxin component, PIN family: MTNSSIRLVVDTNVLVSAILSPYSIPAKVLNWGEDNGIILYSTDTLAELLSVLARSKFAQYIQPDDIEGLSLRIKATWFYVPILKRVNLCRDTKDDKFIELALNGNASHLITGDTDLLILHPIQNIPVINPRTFWDFINQEIS; this comes from the coding sequence ATGACTAATTCTTCCATACGCCTCGTTGTTGATACAAATGTTTTGGTTAGTGCTATTTTATCCCCTTATTCCATTCCTGCAAAAGTTTTAAACTGGGGAGAGGATAATGGAATTATTTTATATTCTACTGACACTTTAGCTGAACTTTTATCGGTTTTAGCTCGATCGAAATTTGCTCAATATATTCAACCTGATGACATTGAAGGATTATCTTTACGCATCAAGGCTACATGGTTTTATGTGCCAATATTGAAACGAGTTAATTTATGCCGAGATACAAAAGATGATAAATTTATTGAATTAGCTTTAAATGGTAACGCTTCACATCTGATTACTGGAGATACAGATTTACTGATTTTACATCCTATTCAAAATATTCCCGTTATTAATCCCCGTACTTTTTGGGATTTTATTAATCAAGAAATTTCCTAA
- a CDS encoding toxin-antitoxin system HicB family antitoxin — MSRLTLRLPETLHHKLANLAKSEGVSLNQYIVYALSCQIHNSYTINSLSEKEVEKQESNFNDLIKELGSLEDEEITMILNQREMTESEDQLPREITEKLASKLRKL, encoded by the coding sequence ATGAGTCGTTTAACTTTAAGATTACCAGAAACATTGCATCATAAATTGGCTAACCTAGCTAAAAGCGAGGGGGTTTCATTAAATCAATATATTGTCTATGCTTTAAGCTGTCAAATACATAATAGTTATACCATTAATTCTTTATCGGAAAAGGAAGTAGAAAAACAAGAATCTAATTTTAATGATTTAATCAAGGAATTAGGTAGTCTTGAAGATGAAGAAATTACCATGATTTTAAATCAAAGAGAAATGACCGAATCGGAAGATCAATTACCTAGAGAAATTACAGAAAAATTAGCCTCAAAATTAAGAAAATTATAA
- a CDS encoding BrnT family toxin, producing MNFEWDINKNISNQQKHGITFEEAQSIFDDLSAIIFEDDRFAYGELRFIIIGQIYLETLNKYILGIVVYTERADKIRIISARKASKQERKLYE from the coding sequence ATGAATTTTGAATGGGATATAAATAAAAATATTAGTAACCAACAAAAACATGGGATTACTTTTGAAGAAGCACAGTCAATTTTTGATGATTTATCCGCTATTATTTTTGAAGACGATCGATTCGCCTATGGTGAATTGCGATTTATCATCATAGGTCAAATATATTTAGAAACTCTCAATAAGTATATTTTAGGGATTGTAGTTTATACTGAAAGAGCAGACAAAATTCGGATTATTTCAGCGAGAAAAGCCTCTAAACAGGAAAGAAAACTATATGAGTAA
- a CDS encoding DUF5615 family PIN-like protein — MKVLLDECLPKKLKREIANHNYSVITVPEQGWAGTKNGNLLRLAATEFDVFITIDNNLSAQQNLTNIDLAVIVLSAPNNRIETLKFFVPKIKEILTNIRSGEIIYVNDKTL; from the coding sequence ATGAAAGTGTTGCTTGATGAGTGTTTACCTAAAAAACTAAAAAGAGAAATAGCTAATCATAATTATAGTGTTATCACCGTTCCTGAACAAGGTTGGGCGGGTACAAAAAATGGTAATTTATTAAGACTAGCGGCTACAGAATTTGATGTATTTATCACCATTGATAATAATTTATCTGCACAGCAAAATTTAACTAATATTGATTTAGCCGTTATTGTTTTATCAGCACCAAATAATAGAATAGAAACCTTAAAATTTTTCGTACCCAAAATTAAAGAAATTCTTACTAATATTCGCTCTGGTGAAATAATTTATGTTAATGATAAAACACTCTAA
- a CDS encoding DUF433 domain-containing protein yields the protein MNNQLIVKDPEILSGIPVFKGTRVPVQNLLDYLEAGDSIEEFLDDFPTVKKENVLMFLNISIKYYLASDYESVA from the coding sequence ATGAATAATCAATTAATTGTAAAAGATCCAGAAATTCTCTCAGGGATACCCGTATTTAAAGGAACTCGTGTACCTGTTCAAAATTTACTTGATTATCTGGAAGCTGGAGACTCTATTGAAGAATTTTTAGATGATTTTCCCACAGTAAAAAAAGAAAATGTATTAATGTTTTTAAATATTTCCATAAAATATTATTTGGCTAGTGATTATGAAAGTGTTGCTTGA
- a CDS encoding RAMP superfamily CRISPR-associated protein yields the protein MTNLNPKPILKSPPTPPKKEVKSSTNPTKKHSGSVGGGKPPISKGKKVGESNNPMPNSWLLNENPPIDKSAGFPEYLRWMREADNPYKDGTKIEILQKIQDNSRNYNSRLATLNQRTKLMAEVSFEAKSTWRIRVGGHRGVENILLPAFDALGMPCIPASSLRGVARNYAIREIMKNEGLSWEKAEQKIAPYFGSINTDNKANQAGKVVFFDAYPKEGCLEMDMANNIWNWDGNNLKYSPNPNPFLSLKNATFIIGLRLASNCQNKGILEKVKNWLINGLLEGIGSQINSGYGQLKTGGKEESNSEFLRVEIGLQGQLIHGYQKFTQWIQNHHGNWQMRGKPIAEVRSTAFKSMLRYWFRCFGLGVLPANKVQEWEGQLFGSINPQKRGYIQCNILEGKLIQAEPRPNQQGRNDDPGEQSGILTLSYSSEIPQDKQKVVKDLMYNLTWMMLNLGGIGQGARRPNYSRENRQYAPWWRGSTFFIDSEEDIWNVADNPRQFAQQFKQKLQAFYSALGSLINQNINPKSLHNNGRVSNRDWQEAIDANCKIVVCSGDEDFNKPYALATLHSQTLKRNGNYDGDLCGKVQGGVKPSPVWVANTDENDYQVVTVFGATQNPRRQFLENLKDNAKEYYQIFPF from the coding sequence ATGACCAATTTAAACCCAAAACCAATATTAAAATCACCGCCTACTCCTCCAAAAAAAGAAGTAAAATCAAGCACTAACCCTACTAAAAAACATAGTGGAAGTGTCGGAGGAGGAAAACCTCCTATTTCTAAAGGAAAAAAAGTCGGAGAAAGTAACAATCCTATGCCTAATTCTTGGTTATTAAATGAAAACCCACCCATTGACAAATCCGCAGGTTTTCCCGAATATTTACGGTGGATGAGAGAAGCAGATAATCCCTATAAAGACGGTACGAAAATCGAAATCTTGCAGAAAATCCAAGACAATAGCAGAAACTATAACAGTCGTCTTGCTACTCTGAATCAACGCACCAAATTAATGGCAGAGGTATCCTTTGAAGCTAAGTCAACATGGCGGATTCGGGTTGGTGGGCATCGGGGAGTGGAAAACATCCTCTTACCCGCCTTTGATGCTTTAGGAATGCCTTGTATTCCTGCTAGTAGCTTAAGAGGTGTTGCTCGTAACTATGCCATTCGAGAAATCATGAAAAATGAGGGTTTATCATGGGAAAAAGCAGAGCAAAAAATTGCTCCTTATTTTGGTTCAATTAACACCGATAATAAAGCTAATCAAGCAGGAAAAGTTGTCTTTTTTGACGCATATCCTAAAGAAGGTTGTTTAGAGATGGATATGGCAAATAATATCTGGAATTGGGACGGAAATAACCTCAAATATTCCCCTAATCCTAATCCTTTTTTGTCTCTTAAAAATGCTACTTTTATTATTGGTTTAAGACTTGCTAGTAATTGTCAAAATAAGGGAATTTTAGAAAAAGTCAAAAACTGGTTAATTAACGGTTTATTAGAAGGTATTGGTTCACAAATTAATAGCGGTTATGGACAACTTAAAACGGGGGGTAAGGAGGAATCAAACTCCGAATTTTTGAGAGTAGAAATAGGCTTACAAGGACAGTTAATTCACGGTTATCAAAAATTTACCCAATGGATTCAAAATCATCATGGTAATTGGCAAATGAGGGGAAAACCTATTGCCGAAGTGAGAAGCACTGCCTTTAAATCCATGTTAAGATATTGGTTTAGATGCTTTGGTTTAGGGGTATTACCTGCTAATAAAGTACAAGAATGGGAAGGGCAATTATTCGGCAGTATTAATCCTCAAAAAAGAGGTTATATTCAATGCAATATTTTAGAGGGTAAATTAATTCAAGCTGAACCTCGTCCTAATCAGCAAGGAAGAAATGATGATCCGGGTGAACAATCGGGGATTTTAACCTTAAGTTATTCCTCAGAAATTCCTCAAGATAAGCAAAAAGTTGTTAAAGATTTAATGTATAATCTAACTTGGATGATGCTAAATTTAGGTGGTATTGGACAAGGTGCAAGAAGACCAAATTATTCTCGTGAAAATCGTCAATATGCTCCTTGGTGGCGTGGTTCAACTTTCTTTATTGATAGTGAAGAAGACATTTGGAATGTAGCAGATAATCCTAGACAATTTGCCCAACAATTTAAGCAAAAATTACAGGCTTTTTATTCCGCTTTAGGTAGTTTAATTAATCAAAATATTAACCCTAAAAGTTTGCATAATAATGGGCGAGTTAGTAATCGAGATTGGCAAGAAGCTATAGACGCTAATTGTAAAATTGTAGTTTGTTCAGGAGATGAGGATTTTAACAAACCATACGCTTTGGCAACTTTACATTCTCAAACGTTAAAAAGAAACGGTAACTATGATGGTGATTTATGTGGAAAAGTGCAAGGAGGCGTTAAACCTTCCCCTGTATGGGTGGCAAATACTGACGAAAATGATTATCAAGTTGTAACAGTATTTGGGGCGACTCAAAACCCTCGCCGACAATTCTTAGAAAATTTAAAAGATAATGCCAAAGAATATTATCAAATTTTTCCTTTTTAA
- a CDS encoding AbrB/MazE/SpoVT family DNA-binding domain-containing protein yields the protein MSVISKWGNSLAVRIPKAIASQLQLTEGSEISIDVVEKNIIIKPTHQRKKYTLEELLEGMTPEKQHNEVDWGEPVGEEVLAKLETLVT from the coding sequence ATGTCAGTTATTAGTAAATGGGGAAATAGTTTAGCCGTGAGAATCCCAAAGGCGATCGCATCTCAGTTGCAATTAACAGAAGGAAGTGAAATTTCGATCGATGTAGTAGAAAAAAATATAATTATTAAACCTACTCATCAACGGAAAAAATACACTTTAGAGGAATTACTCGAAGGTATGACACCAGAAAAGCAACACAATGAAGTTGACTGGGGTGAACCAGTAGGAGAAGAAGTATTAGCAAAATTAGAAACTTTAGTAACTTAA
- a CDS encoding type II toxin-antitoxin system HicB family antitoxin codes for MKNQKYTMLIQWSNEDDCFVVNLPEWSEFCHTHGDSYEEAVKNGQELLNFLIESAIESQEELPIPKTFSALSVA; via the coding sequence ATGAAAAATCAAAAATATACCATGTTAATTCAATGGTCAAATGAAGATGACTGTTTTGTGGTTAATTTACCAGAGTGGAGCGAATTTTGTCATACTCATGGTGATTCTTATGAAGAAGCAGTGAAAAATGGTCAAGAATTACTAAATTTTTTGATCGAATCGGCTATAGAGTCTCAAGAAGAATTACCCATTCCTAAAACTTTTTCCGCTTTATCTGTAGCTTAA
- the cmr4 gene encoding type III-B CRISPR module RAMP protein Cmr4 — translation MNQTYLYLLAPLHTGGTTQEGNLVGIARESHTNLPYIPSSTIRGKLRAIIYDKKNKFQLFGNELGDDNAQLEQGDIWIGDASILFLPVPSLSHGIVWITSPLLLHRWVRYQTKSLTIPEIYSCSFKQNNSNVYLKDAILKSGDLKEWENWQDFIPKNDITKPIDKVLILPDQHCATLIEMSLWRQVKIKLDEHKTVDGGFRYEEAIPPDTLMYYTNGLTTKANGSGEESLKELNSLISSNRIIQFGGQESLGRGFCQQWNNTPNPA, via the coding sequence ATGAATCAAACTTACCTTTATTTATTAGCACCATTACACACAGGCGGTACAACCCAAGAAGGCAATTTAGTCGGTATTGCCAGAGAATCTCATACCAATTTACCCTACATTCCATCAAGTACCATTCGAGGAAAATTAAGAGCAATTATCTACGATAAAAAAAATAAATTTCAACTATTTGGTAACGAATTAGGAGATGATAATGCACAATTAGAACAGGGTGATATTTGGATAGGAGATGCGTCTATTTTATTCCTTCCCGTACCTTCTTTAAGTCATGGCATTGTCTGGATTACTTCACCTTTATTATTGCATCGTTGGGTAAGGTATCAAACAAAATCGCTGACAATTCCTGAGATTTATAGTTGCAGTTTTAAACAGAATAATAGTAATGTTTATTTAAAAGATGCGATCTTAAAATCAGGTGATTTAAAAGAGTGGGAAAATTGGCAAGATTTCATTCCTAAAAATGATATAACTAAACCCATAGATAAAGTGTTAATTTTACCAGATCAACATTGTGCTACTTTAATCGAAATGAGTTTATGGCGACAGGTAAAAATCAAATTAGATGAACATAAAACCGTTGACGGAGGTTTTCGTTATGAGGAGGCTATTCCCCCAGATACTCTAATGTATTATACCAATGGTTTAACCACTAAAGCTAATGGTAGTGGTGAGGAATCTTTGAAAGAATTAAATAGTCTAATTAGTAGTAATAGAATCATTCAATTTGGAGGGCAAGAAAGTTTAGGGCGTGGTTTTTGTCAACAGTGGAATAATACCCCTAACCCCGCTTAA
- a CDS encoding clan AA aspartic protease, with protein sequence MGLVFSEIQLRNPSKSDLEPIKVEALADSGAVHLCIPEHIKIQLQLEEVSKKEVTLDDGSTKLISYVGPIELRFKNRIGFVGALVMGDQVLLGAIPRSDMDLIVIPSNRQLMVNPNSPNIATSIVK encoded by the coding sequence ATGGGTTTAGTCTTTAGTGAAATTCAATTAAGAAACCCCAGTAAAAGTGATTTAGAACCGATTAAGGTGGAGGCTTTAGCTGATTCTGGAGCGGTTCATTTATGTATTCCAGAACATATAAAAATACAGTTACAATTGGAGGAAGTAAGTAAAAAAGAGGTAACATTAGATGATGGTAGTACAAAGTTAATTAGTTATGTAGGTCCGATCGAACTTCGGTTTAAAAATAGAATTGGTTTTGTTGGTGCTTTAGTCATGGGAGATCAAGTATTATTAGGGGCAATTCCAAGGTCAGATATGGACTTAATTGTTATTCCTAGTAACCGTCAATTAATGGTTAATCCAAATAGTCCAAATATTGCGACTTCTATAGTTAAATAA
- a CDS encoding type III-B CRISPR module-associated Cmr3 family protein, which translates to MSWFTITPLDVLMFRDAKPFTPGERAWAGSLFPPSHHAIAGSIRGLLQKDYLLNLKGIFLAHYERENITLYLPSPLNYVGSKMLYPLMWKPEHCLNHIYWDKTKPCPLTTIKTLKDAEDQEREKDDKKRRYLPYNVIEEWLKTGKIKEENWQIKIKGEDQPWTLESRPHNSIETGTKTVKDSDGYFVENCIRMLPNWSLAVKIEINNYPQENQDLNSLIKIPEKGIIIKLGGEGHQAILKPCPQLNKQWDNLVQLSENNYQQKRKSLGYLATPAIFERTQNNLAKCRPYPWEWKLAYTVNKNQKSGNLVSVATEKPLVISNRFQSNNNSIPAPQVFASPAGTVFYLNEPEMLFQDTENAPEKVKKWRRLGYGEIFWLPYKED; encoded by the coding sequence ATGTCTTGGTTTACAATTACACCCCTTGATGTCTTAATGTTTCGAGATGCAAAACCCTTTACCCCCGGTGAAAGGGCATGGGCAGGAAGCCTTTTCCCTCCTAGTCATCATGCGATCGCTGGTTCTATTAGAGGTTTATTACAAAAAGACTATTTACTCAACTTAAAAGGGATATTTTTAGCCCATTATGAAAGAGAAAATATCACCCTTTATTTACCGAGTCCTTTAAATTATGTTGGCTCAAAAATGCTTTATCCATTAATGTGGAAACCTGAACATTGCTTAAATCATATTTACTGGGATAAAACGAAACCTTGTCCATTAACTACTATCAAAACCCTTAAAGATGCGGAGGATCAAGAAAGAGAAAAAGACGATAAAAAAAGACGATATTTACCCTATAATGTAATTGAAGAATGGCTCAAAACAGGTAAAATAAAAGAAGAAAATTGGCAAATAAAAATAAAAGGAGAAGATCAACCCTGGACATTAGAAAGTCGTCCCCATAACAGTATTGAAACAGGCACAAAAACTGTTAAAGATAGTGATGGTTATTTTGTGGAAAACTGCATAAGAATGCTTCCTAATTGGTCACTGGCTGTCAAAATAGAAATCAATAATTATCCTCAAGAAAATCAAGACTTAAATTCTTTAATAAAGATACCAGAAAAAGGTATAATTATTAAATTAGGAGGAGAAGGACATCAAGCCATTTTAAAACCTTGTCCTCAATTAAATAAACAGTGGGATAATCTAGTCCAATTATCGGAAAATAACTACCAACAAAAAAGAAAAAGTTTAGGTTATTTAGCCACTCCTGCTATTTTTGAAAGAACCCAAAATAATCTCGCTAAATGTCGCCCTTATCCTTGGGAATGGAAATTAGCATACACAGTCAATAAAAACCAAAAATCAGGGAACTTAGTGAGTGTAGCTACGGAAAAACCTTTAGTTATTAGTAATCGTTTTCAAAGTAATAATAACAGTATTCCAGCCCCTCAAGTGTTTGCTTCTCCTGCGGGTACAGTGTTTTATCTCAATGAACCAGAAATGCTATTTCAAGACACAGAAAATGCCCCTGAAAAAGTCAAAAAATGGCGGAGGTTAGGTTATGGTGAAATATTTTGGCTACCCTACAAAGAGGATTAA